The Candidatus Nezhaarchaeota archaeon genomic interval CTTGGGAGGATCATACCTAGCAATCATTTTAGCTGCTATCCTAATCCTCTCATCAGTCTTTGCAAGATCTATCACGCAAAGACCATCAGGCCTAATCTTGTATATAAATGGCCTTAAAGCTACAGTCTTTATGTGGGTGCCTAAGTGTACTCCAGCCTTTAAATACTCATCGCGTGCTATTAATAGTTCCTTTTGTTGTGTAGCCAACTATTCCACCTCAGCGAGTCAGTTGTGGAGGAAGTTCAGCCATACTTTTAATGTTTCCTAATGACTCCTCTATTCTAATAAGCTCATTGTGCTTTACTATCCTCTCACCACCAAGTACTCCAATTTTTATGATTGGACATCGAAGTCCTATAGCTAAGTGGCATACAAAGTCATCCTCAGTCTCACCTGATCTATGAGACATTACCGGCGTCAATCCCCCACTCTTTGCTACATTTACAGCCTCATAAGTGTCTGACAGCGTGCCTACCTGATTTGGCTTTATGATAACTGCATTTGCAGCTCTCAAATTTAATCCTAACTTAATTCTCTTAACATTCGTAGTGAATAGGTCGTCACCACATATCAAGGATTTATGACCTAAAGATTTAATTAATTGACTAAAACCATCAAAATCCTCTTCGTGTAGAGGGTCCTCTACATACCTCAAATCATACTTCTCAGCTATCTCTAACACGTAGTTAAGCTGCTCTTCTCGAGTCCTTACCTTGTCCTCCCTCCTAAGAACGTAAACTCCCATCTTCGAGTTCCACATACTTGATGCAGCCATGTCTACACCAAGTACCACTTTAAAACCAGTCTCGCTTTGAACCTTCTCGCACGCATCCCTCAAGATCCTTAAAGCATCCTCATCAGAAATATTAGCAGCCCATGCCCCCTCATCCCCTCGACCTCCAGCGAAAGAGCCATCAATGTTCTTAATGAGCCTACCAACCTCCCTATGCACTTTAAAGCATACTTCAACTGCCTCCACATAGTTTTTTGCTCCAACTGGGATTACCAAGAACTCTTGTACGTTAGGAGACCTGTCACCAGCGTGTCTCCCTCCTCCAATAATGTTACCCAGCGGGTAAGGCATCTCCCTCACAAGAGCACCACCTATGTATTGAAATAACGGTATGCCAAGTGATGATGCAGCAGCTTTAGCTGTAGCTATTGATGTCGCAATAGCTGCAGCCCCTCCTATATTGGAGAAATTGTCAGTACCATCAATTTCGCGTAGCGTTCTATCTATAGCAATCTGATTCGTAGCATCCATGCCAATGAGCTTTTGCGCTATGACATCATTTACTAACTTTACAGCTACGTCAACGCTACCCTTAGGAAATGGTACAGCCTCATGAATTCCGGTACTTGCACCAGAAGGAGCAGAAGCACGACCAAACCCATCAGCTGTTATAACCTCAACCTCTATAGTTGGATTACCTCTACTATCATAAATCTTCCTAGCATGAACATCCTCAATTAAGGTTTCAACCAAAGATACCAACTCCTCTCTAAGTTGAAACTCTCTTAAACTTAAGCAGCTCATCTATCAGGTCCACGTGACTTATTAGCATACGCCTACAGCAATACCTCTT includes:
- the eno gene encoding phosphopyruvate hydratase, yielding MSCLSLREFQLREELVSLVETLIEDVHARKIYDSRGNPTIEVEVITADGFGRASAPSGASTGIHEAVPFPKGSVDVAVKLVNDVIAQKLIGMDATNQIAIDRTLREIDGTDNFSNIGGAAAIATSIATAKAAASSLGIPLFQYIGGALVREMPYPLGNIIGGGRHAGDRSPNVQEFLVIPVGAKNYVEAVEVCFKVHREVGRLIKNIDGSFAGGRGDEGAWAANISDEDALRILRDACEKVQSETGFKVVLGVDMAASSMWNSKMGVYVLRREDKVRTREEQLNYVLEIAEKYDLRYVEDPLHEEDFDGFSQLIKSLGHKSLICGDDLFTTNVKRIKLGLNLRAANAVIIKPNQVGTLSDTYEAVNVAKSGGLTPVMSHRSGETEDDFVCHLAIGLRCPIIKIGVLGGERIVKHNELIRIEESLGNIKSMAELPPQLTR